TAAAGatcttgaaccaatttagtccctcaattCTGTAAATGTGTTAATTTAGTCattataaccaaattttattaagtttatttgacgtttcaaacacattttattataatattttattttgtttacatgGTTTGACACATattcgcttcaatgttagttgagaaacgcgtttgaaacgataaacttaaaaaaaattggtttaaaggactaaatccacaaatttaaattggttcaagatttataagagggactaatttcaattttttttacaaggaccaaaaatatatttaacccttattattattattattaataattaaggtAATACATTATTTTACCTGTTTTGCTTAACATCACATTACCTATTTTATCAAAAGACCtcataaatacatataatattttcacaGGATTACACATTATCATATACTCATTTTCTCATAAAAAATCCTAACTATTTTACTGACTTCAACATCTTTTGTAAGTAGATATTTTCCTGTGTTCCAACCATCCATAATATTTTACCAAGATCTATCAAAGTCATCAATATCTTGCCATTTCTGTCaaaatttgtctcaatttttggTGAGAACAAATAGGATCCAAGCCAAGAAAGACTCAATCAAATTGAAACTTAGTCATATATAATTAGACTGACTTGatagagaaaataataatgaCTGACATTAGACATAACCCAAATTAAGATGCATCattatatactttaatatttgatatttagtttCTTCAATTAAACCAAAGTTAGTATTACTATTCTTACtttaatccaaaaatccaaattaaatgATTAAGTTTAATCACGTTAGGTTAAGTACAGTGgaatcaaaatttgttaaactaTACTTGTTTAAGTTCaatcaaaatcaatttaattgaaatcaaaagtttaatttaattctaaaatattagcatactaaatttattataatttaaatcatactgaaaataattaatttttattttatttgattaaaatagatctaaattttgtattcaaatattaaaaaaaagttcacGTTATGATAAGATTTGAAATGACATTTTGTGATATAGCCACATCTTTTGGTTGTATCTATAAATGGACATGACatcacaactttataaaattaatttgaaccattttttaaaatttatatgactaaaacaatattttttaatattttttaaagataagcgaccaaaagaaacataaaaaaaaagttaaagaaccagaaaatataatttaacatattatgtaattgtaattttaagttttaattatttctatttgttaattttttaactatatgATCTTTGTACAAGGATAACATGCTTTATTAAAGTTTAACTAGGCTGATTTCCGTAcagaattaaagaaaataagggTTTCACAACAcaagaaacaataaaataataaattaaacatataaaaaaaaaacacgataGATTATCATTCACTgaacattttagttttaataaaataaatttatctaatGTTCTAATTTAGTGTATGTAGCTGTATATACTGTGAACAGTTAGACAAGTttctctataaatatttatagaaaaaaaaaactcgttGACACacaaaaattagttttgaatGCGAGAGAATTGTGCCAAATAAGTAAAGTTTTTGTAAggattatttatattataatatttttttttataaaatctgttTCTTATTAGCattgataaattaattatttcaattcttacacgtaaaatttaaatttttaaaaaaataaacacttaTTCTCTGAAaagtattcatatatatatatatattttgaatttacacTATGTAAATTActattttgtcaaaaaaaaatcagtgtttaaaagaatatatatatttaatttcacgAATCTTCTAGTAcaataaactaaattaagatAATGGTTGAAGACCACAAACACAGTATAAGTGTGATTGAAACTCGGACAATAAACAATTATTGTGTGGTATCCTACTACTCATAGATTCAGTCTCTTCCTTACATTAGGGTCTGCGGATTTTTGTTTggtaaacctttttttctttttcttaatcgGAAAATGGAGGCTGCCACTGCTCCAAATCCCGCCTTCACCGCCTTCCCTTCATCACAAACCCCAAAACCCTTTCTCCGTTTCGCTCTCCCATTTTCTCCACTCCCAAACGCCCCCTTACACTCCCAACGTCGTTCTCTCAAACTCTCCCGCGCTATCTCCGatgccgccgccgccgccaaaTCCACCGCCGCCGAACCCTTCGCATCGCGCTTCGGCCTCGAGGAGCCCCGCAAGGGCGCCGACATCCTCGTGGAGGCGCTTGAGCGCCAGGGCGTCAAGGATGTTTTCGCGTACCCGGGTGGAGCGTCGATGGAGATCCACCAGGCGCTCACGCGTTCCGCCACCATCCGCAACGTGCTCCCGCGCCACGAGCAGGGCGGTGTGTTCGCCGCTGAGGGCTACGCGCGATCCTCCGGCCTCCCCGGCGTCTGCATCGCTACCTCCGGTCCCGGCGCCACCAACCTCGTGAGCGGCCTGGCCGACGCCCTCCTCGATAGCGTACCCCTCGTTGCCATTACCGGTCAGGTCCCCCGCCGCATGATTGGCACCGACGCCTTCCAAGAAACCCCCATCGTTGAGGTAACACGTTCCATCACAAAGCATAACTACCTCGTTCTCGATGTTGATGACATTCCTAGAATCGTCAACGAAGCGTTTTTCTTGGCCACCTCTGGAAGACCTGGCCCTGTGTTGATTGATATACCTAAAGATATTCAGCAACAGCTTGCCATTCCTAATTGGGATCAACCGATTAGGTTAACTGGTTACATGTCTAGGTTGCCTAAATCTCCCAACGAGAAGCATTTGGAGCTTATTGTGAGATTGCTTTTTGAAGCTAAGAAACCGGTTTTGTATGTAGGTGGTGGTTGTTTGAACTCTAGTGAGGAATTGAGGCGTTTTGTTCAGCTCACTGGTGTTCCTGTTGCTAGTACTTTGATGGGCCTTGGTGCTTATCCCATTGCTGATGAAAACTCTCTTCAGATGCTTGGGATGCATGGGACTGTTTATGCTAACTATGCTGTGGATAGGTGTGATCTTTTGCTTGCCTTTGGGGTTAGGTTTGATGACCGTGTCACTGGGAAGCTTGAGGCTTTTGCGAGCCGGGCTAAGATTGTCCACATTGACATTGATTCGGCTGAGATTGGGAAGAACAAGCAGCCTCATGTGTCGGTTTGTGCGGATTTGAAGTTGGCGTTGAAGGGGATTAATCATGTGTTGGAGAGCAGAGGGGCTGGGGGGAAGCTTGATTTTAGAGGTTGGAGAGAAGAGCTGAATGAGCAGAAGCGGAAGTTTCCTTTGAGCTACAAGACTTTTGAGGAAGAAATTTCTCCTCAGTATGCTATACAGGTGCTTGATGAATTGACTAACGGAGAGGCTATTGTGAGTACTGGAGTTGGGCAGCACCAAATGTGGGCTGCTCAGTTTTACAAGTACAAGAGGCCTAGGCAGTGGTTAACATCTGGTGGTCTTGGTGCCATGGGGTTTGGATTGCCGGCTGCCATGGGTGCTGCGGTGGCTAACCCGGGCGCTACTGTGGTTGACATTGATGGTGATGGGAGTTTTATCATGAATGTTCAGGAGTTGGCCACTATCAAAGTGGAGAAGCTCCCAGTTAAGATATTGTTGTTGAATAATCAGCACTTGGGTATGGTTGTTCAGTGGGAGGATCGGTTCTACAAGTCTAACAGAGCTCACACATATCTGGGAGACCCCTCTAATGACAAGGACATATTTCCAAATTTCTTGAAGTTTGCGGATGCTTGTGGGATACCATCAGCTCGTGTGGCCAAGAAGGAAGACCTTAGAGCGGCAATTCAGAAAATGTTGGACACCCCTGGTCCCTATCTTCTTGATGTCATTGTGCCCCATCAAGAGCATGTCTTACCCATGATTCCTAGCAATGGAACCTTCCAGGACGTGATAACTGAGGGTGATGGCAGGACAAGTTACTGATTTCGTAAGCAAATTTAGCTTCATGGTGGTTTTGTAAAATTATAGTAATCTGTTAGCTTTTGAAGTTTGTTGTTCATGCTGGGCAACTAAGATAGGCTGCTTGTTTTTCCGTACAAGGTTCCTTCCTTTTACTAAATATATTTGTCTCCCACTGATAATCAGTGCTAGCAGTATTCTTTTTTGTCAATCATATCTACCTTCAGTTAGTTGGTTGATTGTCACTGAAACTGTATTGAAAAATACCATTCATGGTTGCTTATTGAGGAAATTACTAGAAATCAATCAATATTTAGAAGCAGATTTCTTCGTACCAATGCAGAACTGAATTCTGAATatgcatagttttttttttttttaattttaaattacctGAATTATCAATTATGAGATCTAACACTATATAGAGACAAGAAAGTGAGAATATAGGGAGGGAAAGGAGCCAATCGATCGGTTCTTTCATCGTTTGACATGACTTGTAAAGTGGAGGAAGGAAAAAGAGTAGTATCAAAAGCCAATGTTCCAAGATTTGAATGGAAATGTACCTCTAGTttagaaaagttaaaataaataattagaatgAAACTTTTTTCACTTTAGAATGCAATAACTCAAACATCATAGTATACTATGATTTGATATATCTAAGCTTTGTCATGGAAGAATTGAATCAACTATTGTTCTTGAGAATTACACTTTAATATAGTACtaattttcatgtaataatCACTCATGTTTAGATACACACGTCTTCTTTGAATTAGGCTCAAATAATATTGTCTTTTTTCCGATTAAGTTGAGTCACCTATTATTTTCCAAATTCGTCTTTTGTCTTTATAGTTTGTCAAGTTATCATATGAATGTCTTGGATATCTTGCTCATGTAATTTTTTAACCAAAACATGGAGTTCATTTTTAAGAGTTTCTAACTTGGTCTAATGTTATTTTTGGATTAGCTCAATGGTGGTTTCCTTATTATTGTTAAAGTTGTTTTACtcaaatgttatatttttctcatgtgtttctcatttttcttttatagatcttttatttgattattactCTTTTCGCTTTTAAGGTTGTTAGCAGTTAAGGATTTATCCATGGTTATGTTTGACAAATTAGaagttttatgaaatttgtacttcaatatcttttattgtttaatataaaaataaatttttatttttaaaactcaaGATCTTATTTAACATTCATGATAtaactaaatgaatatattttataaacttcAAATCTTAAATATGACTTGAAGGATAAAAATGCCTTTGTATGGTCAATGAATTGTATCTTTAACTTAATCGTGATCCatcaacattttaaattttagtaaattttcaacataaaaagtatacaaattgttattattattttgatttactATTATCAGTTGATCGTGATGTATcgacattttaaattttaataattttttaacataaaaaaatatgcaaaatgttattttactttggtttattattatcacgaataaatcatatattttacagaaaaataaaataaaatattaataaatcatatattttacagaaaaataaaataaaatattaatagtttgatatactaataataatagtttataaacctttaattttgagaagaaattatcaaaaaacTAAGCCAGTTgctttaattttactatgtaaaattaaaaattgaaatttgataaaatcatactaatctttaaaatttaatattttgttaaatattattttccaaaCTAGTATAAAGTGTTAGAATTTAAAACAAGATACtagtttttttaaccaatttaaatacaaataaaagtaaTGTTGAGAAacatgtatttaaatttatattaggaaagataaagtaataaatattattttaacaaaaaaattaaatatgtttttagtctctcaagtttcaatgaattttgaaattagttatttttcgaaattttataccaatttagtctttattctttatatttaaacaaaaacctATCAAACGGtgtaatcaatttaaatattattataaaatatgtttaaaatatcaaataaacttaacaaaatttgataagaataactaaatttatatttaattctaataaaaataatgaattattaaatattatttattaagtaagtaaagaaataaatgaatatgtGAACTACAAGAGCTGACGTGGAAACTGCTGAGTCAGATCATTGTCATATCATAGGATTTGGTGAAGCAACGAGGATAacacttttgtttttgtttcctcTTTTGTTCCAATTTGATTTCCAAAACCACTGCCACGTCATGCACACCGGATTCTCGCCAACCAACAAATTTGTTTGTTCTCATTTGGGAAATATTGTGTTTCAGTCAAATCCACTTTACAGTTAGGATTACTCGTTATTCCTTTTCTAAATATTACTTTTCGATAAAAGCTTATTCACTTTTATATATCAAGATAGTATTCTTAATTGTTCTGTAAAGAGAAAAATTAGTCATAACTATAATGAAACTGTAAtaatacttaaatatatattaaaataaaaacgaaagaaagaaatataagagataatttatttaaaattataaaaagtattatatataattatgtaaaaattaaaaaatttattatataagtatGATGagattttaacttattttatttctaaattttgttgtgtgaaatcatttttaatatctttacACAACTTTTTGTCTAAAACCAACACTAAACCCTATATTTTAAATCCTAAActtataaattcataaaaaatatgtttctaagataaaaatgttattataattttatgatcgagatttatatttaaaatttaaatcttaaatttgGTATCATACCAACATGTATTAATGGAAGATGTTATGAAACTCGTTTTAAACATATAAACACCACTTACCTTACCTTCGCATGTCCTCAAAGTCCTCAAATgtcttacaaatattttattgaaataacataaatattatgatttttaagGAAAACCTTCAACAtcgttaaaataaaataaaga
This portion of the Vigna unguiculata cultivar IT97K-499-35 chromosome 6, ASM411807v1, whole genome shotgun sequence genome encodes:
- the LOC114187884 gene encoding acetolactate synthase 3, chloroplastic-like; translation: MEAATAPNPAFTAFPSSQTPKPFLRFALPFSPLPNAPLHSQRRSLKLSRAISDAAAAAKSTAAEPFASRFGLEEPRKGADILVEALERQGVKDVFAYPGGASMEIHQALTRSATIRNVLPRHEQGGVFAAEGYARSSGLPGVCIATSGPGATNLVSGLADALLDSVPLVAITGQVPRRMIGTDAFQETPIVEVTRSITKHNYLVLDVDDIPRIVNEAFFLATSGRPGPVLIDIPKDIQQQLAIPNWDQPIRLTGYMSRLPKSPNEKHLELIVRLLFEAKKPVLYVGGGCLNSSEELRRFVQLTGVPVASTLMGLGAYPIADENSLQMLGMHGTVYANYAVDRCDLLLAFGVRFDDRVTGKLEAFASRAKIVHIDIDSAEIGKNKQPHVSVCADLKLALKGINHVLESRGAGGKLDFRGWREELNEQKRKFPLSYKTFEEEISPQYAIQVLDELTNGEAIVSTGVGQHQMWAAQFYKYKRPRQWLTSGGLGAMGFGLPAAMGAAVANPGATVVDIDGDGSFIMNVQELATIKVEKLPVKILLLNNQHLGMVVQWEDRFYKSNRAHTYLGDPSNDKDIFPNFLKFADACGIPSARVAKKEDLRAAIQKMLDTPGPYLLDVIVPHQEHVLPMIPSNGTFQDVITEGDGRTSY